The following are from one region of the Vicugna pacos chromosome 9, VicPac4, whole genome shotgun sequence genome:
- the LOC102525969 gene encoding large ribosomal subunit protein uL2-like, whose protein sequence is MGRVIRGQRKGAGSVFRAHVKHRKGAARLRAVDFAERHGYIKGIVKDIIQDPGRGAPLAKVVFRDPYRFKKRTELFIAAEGIHTGQFVYCGKKAQLNIGNVLPVGTMPEGTIVCCLEEKPGDRGKLARASGNYATVISHNPETKKTRVKLPSGSKKVISSANRAVVGVVAGGGRIDKPILKAGRAYHKYKAKRNCWPRVRGVAMNPVEHPFGGGNHQHIGKPSTIRRDAPAGRKVGLIAACLISLLLLIILNYSIG, encoded by the coding sequence ATGGGCCGCGTGATCCGTGGGCAGAGGAAGGGCGCCGGCTCCGTGTTCCGCGCGCACGTGAAGCACCGGAAGGGCGCCGCGCGTCTGCGCGCCGTGGACTTCGCCGAGCGACATGGCTACATCAAGGGCATCGTGAAGGACATCATTCAAGACCCGGGCCGCGGCGCGCCCCTGGCCAAGGTGGTCTTCCGGGACCCGTACCGTTTCAAGAAGCGCACGGAGCTGTTCATCGCCGCCGAGGGCATCCACACGGGCCAGTTCGTGTACTGCGGCAAGAAGGCCCAGCTCAACATCGGCAATGTGCTCCCGGTGGGCACCATGCCCGAGGGCACCATCGTGTGTTGTCTGGAAGAGAAGCCTGGTGACCGCGGCAAGTTGGCCAGGGCCTCTGGGAACTATGCCACGGTTATCTCCCACAACCCCGAGACAAAGAAGACCCGAGTGAAGCTGCCCTCAGGCTCCAAGAAGGTTATCTCCTCCGCCAACAGAGCTGTAGTCGGTGTGGTGGCTGGAGGTGGCCGGATTGATAAGCCCATTCTGAAGGCTGGCCGTGCCTACCACAAGTACAAGGCAAAGAGGAATTGCTGGCCGCGCGTGCGGGGTGTGGCCATGAATCCTGTGGAACATCCCTTCGGAGGTGGCAACCACCAGCACATCGGCAAACCCTCTACCATCCGCAGAGATGCCCCTGCTGGCCGGAAAGTGGGTCTCATTGCTGCCTGCCtgatttctctcttgcttttgatAATATTAAACTATTCCATAGGCTGA